A region of the Stieleria neptunia genome:
GATTCCGAATTGATCTTCGGCCGCGAAGTGCTGGCCCTGCGTCGCCACACCCAGGGTGTCACGGCGATCGACTGCACCGGCGACGGAGATCTGGTCATGACCGCCGCCAGAGACGGAAAAGTCCTCCTGTGGCCGGCACCCCAACGTGCCGCACTCGATCCCGTCTTGCCCTAGTGATTCGTCAACTTTTGAACTTAGCAACGAGCGGAATAGAAGTGTCGGATCTCTTGAAGTGGGATAGGCTTCCAGCCTGTCATTTCAGCATCGACAGGTTTTTGGTACCTGACCCCTTTTCCGCTCGACCGTGAAAGAGCCCTCTGCGTAGGAGCTTTGACAAGATCCACTACCGGAAAGGGTTTGAGCGATTGACGGGCTTCCTGTTCCGGTCGGCGCGTTAAACTCGTTGGACGCCGCCGCGCAAATTGTTGGTCTGGGTGGGCGCAATGCTCCCCATCCAACCGCAGGAAACGATGATCGACCTCAAAATTCTGGCCTATGAAGAGACTCCCCTCGGACCACTTTGCCTGAGGCGGCGCAAGACCTTGTCCGAGCCACGGCAGTGGGTCACCGAAGTGACGCTGAATCATGAGTTTCTGATGAGTAGCTTGCACACCGATTCCGAACGGGCATTGGCGACGATTCCGTTGGAGCAGGCTACGGGAAGCGGGTTGCGCGTGCTGGTCGGTGGGCTGGGGCTTGGGTACACCGCCCATGCCGCGTTGGCTTTCGAACGCGTGGAGCATGTCGAAGTGATCGAGTACCTGCCGCAAGTCATCGGCTGGTTGCGTGACGAAATGACCCCGCTGGCCGAGGAGCTGAACGACTCGAATCGTTTGAACGTCTCCCAGGGTGACATTTTCGAGTTCTTGCTCGCCGAACCGACGCAGCGACGGTTCGACGTGATCTTGATTGATGTCGATCACTCGCCCGAAGACCAACTGGCGAAGAAGCACGATTCGTTTTATCAAGTTGACGGTCTAAGAAGGGCTGCGGCGCATTTGACAGAGCAAGGATCCTTTGCGTTGTGGTCCTATGATCGACACACGCCACTTTGGGATGCGATGCAGCAGGTTTTCGCGTCCTCGACGGCTCATCCGATCACCTATTACAACCAACACGTCCATGAATCGTTCACCGACTGGTTGTACGTCGGCACAATGACGTTGAAAAACGATTGAGCGACGGGGCAATCTCTGTTCGCCCCGTGTCAATGCGGTGCCCCGCCATGCTACAACATGGGCATGAACCACGAAGAACCGGCCGCCGTAGATCCTTCGGCGGCAGCAAAACAGATCACCGTTGATCCCGATCTGGATCGGGATACGCTTGCCACCGAGTACTTTTCGCTACTTCCTTACGAGCCCTACCCGGTTCAGGAAGAAGCGATGCTGGCGTACTTTGCCGGCGATCCCGATCGCGGCGACCAGGGCGTGTTGATCTGCGCTCCGACCGGAACGGGCAAGACCATGATCGCCGAAGCGGCGGTGTACGAGGCCCTGCGGACCGGTCGGCGGATGTATTACACCACGCCCCTGATCGCGTTGACCGATCAGAAACTGGATGAATTGCGAGAGAGTGCGGTGCGCTGGGGGTTTCCCGCCGACAGCGTGGGGCTGGTCACGGGCAATCGACGCGTCAACGGGGATGCGCCGGTGCTGGTCGTCGTCGCCGAAATTCTGCTCAACCGGTTGCTCAATCCCGAGGCCTTTGATTTTTCGGACGTCACGTCGGTGGTGATGGATGAGTTTCATTCGTTCAACGATCCCGAACGCGGCATCGTGTGGGAGCTGACGTTGGCGTTGTTGCCCGCCCACATTCGCACCATGTTGTTGAGTGCGACAGTCGGCAACTCGCTGGAATTCACGTCCTGGCTTTCGCGCGCCCACAACCGCCGATTGCAGCTGGTCACCGGAGATGAACGCAAGGTGCCGCTGCAGTATGAGTGGATCGGCGATGAGATCTTGAATGACTTTGCCGAAAAAATTGCCGCCGGGGATGACGAAATCCGCCGCACGCCATCGCTGGTGTTTTGCTTTTCTCGCTCGCAGTGCTGGACCGTGGCCGAGATGCTCAAGGGAAAAAGTCTGATCGACAAAGAGCGTCAAGCCGAACTGGCCGACTACCTGAACGCGGCCGACATGGCGGACGGTGCGGGACCGAAGCTGAAGCAGATTCTGATGCGCGGCGTCGGAGTGCACCATGCCGGCGTCATGCCACGCTACCGGCGAATGGTCGAGGAGCTGTTTCAACGCAAATTGTTGGCGATGTGTGTTTGCACCGAAACGCTTGCCGCGGGAATTAATTTGCCCGCACGCAGTGTGGTGTTGCCAAGTTTGTTGAAGGGGCCCAAGGATAAACGCAAACTGGTCGAAACGGCTTCGGCACAACAGATCTTTGGCCGTGCCGGACGACCGCAATTCGACGATCGAGGTTTCGTTTATGCCTTGGCCCACGAGGACGACGTCAAACTGAACAAGTGGCGGGAAAAATTTGATTCGATTCCCGAGGACACCAAAGATCCGGGGCTGCTGAAAGCCAAAAAGCAGCTGAAGAAGAAAATGCCCAAGCGGCGAACCGGTGAGACCTACTGGACCGAACAACAATTCATCCAACTGCAAGAGGCCGATTCGGCAGACCTTTCCAGCCGCGGACAATTGCCATGGCGTTTGCTGGCCTACATGCTGGGAAAGGATTCCAGTGTGGCGCCGCTCCGCGAACTGGTCTCTAAACGTTTGTTGACGCCCAAGAAAATCGAAGAGGGGCAACGGGAATTGAACCGAATGCTGATCACGATGTGGCAGGCCGACTATTTGCAGCTCGACCCCAAGCCCGTTCCCGCGTCCGCCAGTGATCTCCAATCCAAACCGCCGGTGGCGAAGAAGGTTGCCGGCGAGAAGACCAAGGCAGCGGAACCGAAATCCAGCACGGGCGGATTGTTCGGCGAGTTGTTGGATCAAATGCGCGACGAGGCGCCAGAGTCGGTGGCCCAACCGGTGGAGACGGATGAGGGTGCCGAGCACGATGAGCCACGGGTGAAGCGATACGACCTGGACGCTTATCGTCCGCAGGTTGCGACGCCGACGAAGCATCTGGATCGTTTGGTTCATCTGCGCAGCATCAACCCGTTGTTCGGCGTTTACTTGGCCGACTTGCTGGCAACCGCGGATCCCGAAGAACGGATCGCGTCGTTTGAGAGTGTGTTGGAAGTTCCCGGCACCGTCGCAAGGTTCACGCGCATGCCGCGGATCGAAGACATGCCGCCGGGAACATTGGCCACCACGCGGCTCGATCCCCAGTTGCTCAAGCTCGGCTTGGCGACTCCGGAAGAGCTTGGTGCGCGGGGCGAAGACGAAGACGAGGATGTCCAGGATCGCGGATTCGGCCGCGTGATGTTCGAAGAGCCGCGAGTCTGGCCGCTGACGATCGGCGAAAAGATTCATCGCCTGTTCCAGAATGATTACCCCACGGTGCAGGGCGTCCGCGTACGACCGGTTTGGATCGTCGGCGAACTGCTCAATTACGACGGCGACTTCAATAAATACGTCACGACGAAGAAGCTGCAGAAAGAAGAAGGCATCCTGTTACGTCATTGCCTGAGAATGATTTTGTTCCTGGACGAGATGGCCAACGTGCCACCGGAGAACACGACGGTCGAAACCTGGGAAGACCCGCTCGACGATCTCGCGGAGATCTTGACCGAAACCTGTCGCAAAGCCGATCCGCAAACGACCGAAGAAGTCCTCTCCCACGACGAAACCCTCGAAGATGCCTTGATCAGCAGCGGACGAAGGAAAAACTGAGCGGAGCGAGTGGATCGATCTCGGAGAGGGCAGGGGAGAGATGGCAGAATGATTCGGGGCAGAATGATGGAGCAGGGCGATCGGGAGAAAGCGACAGGGGACTTAAAAAGGGGCGAGGAGTGAATGGCACGGGCATCAGTGTTGGTGTGCAGGCTTTAGCCGCCCGCTGTCGCTGCATCGCAGCGACCGGGAATCGCCTCAAGGCTAAACACCAACGTCTCCGTTGTTTTACCCCTCATCACTTCGCCTTCCTGTGTTATCGGTTTAATCATCGACGTCATGGCGGCTTTCGGCGACTCTGGTTTCACGCGGTCTTGAGTTCCTTCTGCTCTTGCCACGACAGCTTCACATGAGCTTTATCAGCTATCCGTTTCTCCTGTTGTTCGCTTGCGTCTGGCTTGCGTGTTGGCGTCTTCCGTTTCGTTGGGTCAATCCTTGTCTGCTGCTCGCCTCGTACGTCTTTTACGGTTGGTGGGACTGGCGATTTCTTGGGCTTCTCGTCTTTTCCTCTGTCGTTGACTTTGTTTGCGGAAGGTTGCTTGATGGCCGGGTTTCCGAAGAAAGACGATCGGATGTGCTGATCATCAGCTTGGTTGTGAATCTGGGGACGCTTGCGGTCTTCAAGTATTTTGACTTCTTCATTGATTCATTCAGCGAGGTGCTTTCGACGCTGGGGATTGAGATGCGGCCGCCGCTGCTTCGGCTTGTGCTGCCGATCGGAATCTCGTTCTACACATTCCAAACGCTTAGTTACACCATCGACGTTTATCGTCGGAAGATGCCCTCTGCAGATCGGTTTCTCGATTTCCTTTTGTACGTGAGCTTCTTTCCACAACTGGTGGCGGGACCGATCGAGCGAGCGACGAGTCTGCTGCCTCAAATCCAAGTGCCCAGGACGTTCAATTGGGAACGGATCAGTTCTGGTTGCCAACTCGCCTTGGTCGGGTTCTTTAAAAAGATGGTGATCGCAGACAACCTGGCACCGTTCATCGAATCGGTCTACGGCAATGGCGGCGAAAGCAACGGCCTCGCCGTCGTGTTGGCAACTTATGCATTTGCGATCCAAATTTACTGCGATTTTTCTGGCTACACCGACATCGCCCGCGGCGTGGCGAGGATGATCGGTTTTGAGCTTTGCGAGAACTTCAACCTGCCCTATTTCGCCACCAACCCCAGCGACTTTTGGCGGCGATGGCATATCAGCCTCTCAACTTGGATTCGGGATTATCTGTACATTCCGCTGGGAGGAAGCCGCGGGGGGCGATTCCGAGTGATACGGAATCTCGTTATCACCATGTTCCTGGCCGGGCTCTGGCATGGGGCGAGTTGGAATTTTGTAATCTGGGGTCTCTATCACGGCGTTTTGCTCGGGATTTTTGCCATCATTCATGACGCTCGCGAGAAACAGCAAAGGGCGCGCAGACCTCAGTTGCGGGAGCCGAATGCGAGTGGTGTCGGATTTTGGTTGTCAGCTCTGGCGTTCTTTCACTTGACCTGTCTGGGGTGGCTGATCTTTCGGGCAGAATCGTTGTCGTCGATTTTGAAGTTGTTGAAAAGCATTTCAGAGGTTTGGCATTGGAGTCTGTTGAGCATCGACCCGAATCTGGTCTTCCGATTGGTTCTGTTCGGCATTCCTCTGATTCTGTTTCAGTGTTACCAGTTCAAGAGAGGCGATAATGAACCGTGGATTCGATGGCGGCTGACAACCCGTGTCGCATTTTACGTCGCGCTCTTTTACGGCATCGTCTTACTCGGATCACCGGAACGTCATGAGTTCATCTATTTCCAGTTCTGATCCTGAAACTCACGCTGCGAATGGAAAGCGGGTTCCGTACGGACTTCTACTGGCCATCGTGTTGGTTGCGGTCATCGAGGCAACGCTCTCTTTCGTTGACACTCCGATTGACGCCAACGGGATCTTCTTGCCCGACGATCGACCTCCAACTGTCGTGGAGACGATCATGGAAATCAAGCTGCAAGCTGCGAATACGACCGGTACGGCACCGGACGTGCTCTTGCTGGGCGACAGTTCCGGATTGATGGGGCTCGATCCGCGAGTCATGTCTGATCACGTCGGCACGAGCGTCTTCAACTTGTGCTCCATCAGTCTGATTGGGGCGGACGGACAGAAAGCGATGCTCGAAAGGTACATCCGTTCGCACGGTCGCCCCCGGGTGATTGTTTATCACTATGCCCCACATGACCTTCGCTACACGGCTGCCGATCTAGCCGAGTGGCAGTTTCGCCGATCGATGTTCCTCTGGCTTGCGGCTTCAGATGGGCAAGCGGTCGCAGCAGAGTTGCGAGACAGTCCGCAATTCCGACTGTTGCCGAGCCAGAGATTCCGCAACGCAGCACAGGGTCGGCTATTTTTCGTTTCGGGGCATCAGCGGAATCTCAGTTTGCCTCGCGGTTTATTCGGATCTCACAACGAACTTGTCGCAGAGGTTTCGGATCAGGATGGTTTTTTGCAGGAAGTCAACAAGGACGAGACCGAGCAGCCGAGGGACCTCGACTTGACCATGCCCGAAAGCCAGGAAGTGGCGTTTGACGAATTGCTTGACTACGTTGATGAAATTGGGGTGCCGATCTTCTTCGTGTCGAATCCACTCCCTGAGTACTCTAAAACAAGGGCGACTCTGGAGTCGTTGCGCATGCAGCAGCGACAACTCAAACGCATCACGGCGCGGCACGAGCGAGCCGAGATCCTTTTCCCAGAGCAACGGTTTTTGCCTCGCGAGAGTTTTGCGACGCTCAATCATTTGCGGCCGTTGTCTGCTGTGGTGAACAGTAAAGAAGTCGCGATGGCACTGCTCTCGGCCCGGACGATGTCTTCAGCGACTGACGCGTTTCTTCTGTCGTTGTTGGCAAAGAGCAAATCGCTGTCAGCAAAACGGTAAAACTATTTTTTATTGTTTTGGTGGACTGGCGCCCTGGGATCCTTTATTGTGAGCCCGGTTGTGAACCGGTTCGTATCGATGGCGGACCGATTCATAGTTCTCATCATTGTCTCTTTACAAGCTTTCTTACATTTTCAATTAGGCGGGGGCTCGGTTGAATAGTTCACTCGAAACTGCCGACGCGCAACAGGTGACAGAAATATTTCTGGAACAAGTACAAAGCGTTCGACAACAATTAAAACAAACCATTGTCGGACAAGATGCGGTACTCGATCAGTTGCTAATTTGCGCACTGACGGGATCCCATGCCTTATTGGTCGGCGCGCCCGGTCTTGCAAAAACGCTGATGGTGAAAACGTTGGCCAACGCGTTTCACTGGCGTTTTTCACGGATTCAATTCACGCCCGACCTGATGCCCAGTGACATCACCGGCTACGAGCTCCTTGCGCGGGAGGCGTCCAGCGGGATCACCGAAATGCAATTTCGTCACGGTCCGGTGTTTGCCAATCTGGTGCTGGCGGACGAGATCAATCGGGCGGCCCCGAAAACGCAATCGGCGCTGCTGGAAGCGATGGCCGAACGGCATGTCACCGTAGGCGGTCAAACCTATCCGTTGGAAGAGCCTTTCCTGGTGCTTGCGACCCAGAACCCGATCGAGCAAGAGGGGACCTATCCGCTTCCCGAGGCCCAGCTTGACCGGTTCATGATGGAAATCCACATCGGATACCCGACCCGAGAGCAAGAGAAAGAGATCGTCTATAAAACGACGGCCGAACCGGTGGAGATACCAGAAAGCCGTTTGCCGGGCGATGCATTTTTGAAGTTGCGTCGAACGGTTCGTGCGGTCCCGGTCCCCGAGGCCGTCGTGGACCTGGCAGTTGATCTGACGATACGTTCGCGTCCGGATTCGGAGACGGCACCCGAGACGGTTTCGAACTACGTGGCCTTCGGGGCTGGGCCGCGTGGCAGTCAGAATTTGGTGTTGGCAGCGAAGGCGCGGGCGCTTTTGGAAGGCCGGACGAGCCCGATTCCTGCGGACATCGAGGCCGTGGCGCTGCCGATCCTTCGGCATCGCATCATCATGAACCACCGTGCGATCGGTGACAATTTCAGTGTCGATTCGCTCGTCGATTCGATCTTGAATCGGTAGCGTCCGCCACACGTCATCTTGGAATGCGTCTTGTTTAGTTCATCTGCGTCGCAAACAACACCGTATGTCAGTCGCTTCTTCGAAGCCTCGTCGCTCGCCGGTTTGGAGCGGATGCGTTTCTCACCGCGGAGGGCGGTCGAAGGGAATTTTAGCGGGCGACATCGTTCTCGTCGGCGTGGCGGGGCGGGCGAGTTTGTGGACTATCGCGAGTACGCGCCCGGTGACGACGTGCGCCGGATCGATTGGAAAGCGATGGGGCGGATGGGGCGCGCCTATTTGAAGATCTTTCAGGATGAAACGGATCTCAATTGCACGCTCGTGCTGGATGTGAGTGGTTCGATGGCCCAGGGTGCCGGCAATCAGACCGCCGGCGCAAAACTGGAGTGGATGCAATACTTTGCGACCGCACTCTCACATCTGATCGTGTTCAATCGCGACGCGGTCGGGCTGGCCGTGATCGGAGAACAGCTGACCGAATACATCGCGCCCAGTTCGTCGACCCAATCTCGCCAGTTGATGCATCACACGATCGAGCAACTGGAAGCCGCGGGAACAACGCAACTGGGGCAGGGGCTAGAGGATGTTTTGAAACGATCCCCGCGGGGAGGCGTGCTGGTGATTTTGAGTGATTTTCTGGTCGATTCGATCGACGAAGTCGTTTCGAGAATCCGGACGTTTCGTGCCCGTGGCTGGGAAGTGATCACGATTCACTTGATTCATCCCGACGAACAAAATCTTCCGGATGGAAACGCGTTCCGTTTCGCGGGTTTGGAGGGAGATGGCGTCGTGAGTTGCCAACTATCCGAAGTGCGTCACGCCTATCAACAGCGATTTGAGGCACTTGCCGTGATGATACGCAATGTATTGTCCAGTTCCGGTAGCGACTACTATCGGGTCTCGACCAACGAGAGTTACCTGGAAGTCTTGCGATCGTTCCTGGTGGTTCGTGGAGCATAGAAGGGGAGCTTCCAACGATGGGATTCTTGAATCCATGGGCGATCGCGATCGGCGTCTTGGCGGTTGGTGCTCCGGTTGTCGTTCATTTTTTGACACGGCCTGTGCCGATCGAGTACCCGTTGTCGACGATTCGATTGCTGAGCGAAGTGATTCAACAGCGTCGCGCACGGAATCGGCTGCGTGACTGGTTGATTCTATTGATGCGAATCGCTGCGATTTGTTTGTTGGCCGCGACATTTGCCCGGCCCACACTCGATGACGGCCCGGCGGTGTCGAGGACGGCAAAGGGGGAAACGGCACGGGTGATCGTGTTGGACGTCAGTCAAAGTATGGCGGCGGGCAACGCGGGGGCTCAGCGATTCGCCCAGGGGCGTTCCGCCGCGATCGAATTCCTGGACGGAACCCGCGGGCTCCAAGCGGCCGTGGTGTTTGCCGGTGCAAAACCAAGGACCGTCTTTGACCAGATCTCACCCAACCTGTTATCACTGCGGGGTGCGGTTGAGGAGGCCGTGGTGCGACCGGAACAAGCCGACGCCAACGCAGGGCTGCAGCTTGCCGCGCGAATCCTATCGGATGCCAAAGCCGAAAAACGTGAACTGGTCATCATCAGTGATTTCCAACGGAGCAACTGGGGAACCGCCTCCTTGGACGGACTGCCGGAAGAAACCGATGTGCAGTTCCACGCGGTCACGTCAACGGTTGCCGACAATCTTGCGATCACCGACGTGCGTTTCGCCCAGCAGCCGATCATCGGGCAACCGGCACAACTCGAAGTCGAAGTGGCCAACTACAGCGATCATGACAAGGAGATTGTCTGCCACGTCAATCTGGACCGTTGGCAGCAACGATTGGTTGCAAACGTACCGGCGCGCGGGATGCGAACGCTTTCACAATCGTTGACGATGGACGAGGCGGGGTGGATCAATGGAGACGTGTCGCTGGTGTCCAATCTGGACGTGTTGTCGGCCGACGATTCACGACCGTTGACGGTCGAAGTTCGCGACACGCCAGGTGTTGTGCTGCTTTCCAGACAATCGGAACTGGCGGTTCCGTCCAGCAGTTGGTATCTGCAGCAGGCATTGAACGTGACGCTTGCGCGGGCGGATGGTGGGACGGCGGTCACCAGGATCGATCCGATGCGAATTCATTCGAATCGGTGGCCCGTCGCGGACTTGTTCGTGATCGACCATCCGGGGACGCTCGACGACGATGGGATCAGCTTCCTGGCGGCGAACGTCCGGCGCGGTCGGGGCCTGTTGTATGTGACCAGTGAACTCGCCGACGCGATGAATTTGAAACGGTTGAGCGAATCGTTGGGATCGGGGTTTCAGCCACCCGTTCGGCTGATGTCCGAATCCGCGTCGCGTTCACGAAAAGACCTCTTTATCAGCCGAGTCTCCGCTCGACGTGAGCCGTTCCGCACGCTGGGCGGCGCCGTCGAATCGGCACTGCGTCCGGTTCGTT
Encoded here:
- a CDS encoding DEAD/DEAH box helicase gives rise to the protein MNHEEPAAVDPSAAAKQITVDPDLDRDTLATEYFSLLPYEPYPVQEEAMLAYFAGDPDRGDQGVLICAPTGTGKTMIAEAAVYEALRTGRRMYYTTPLIALTDQKLDELRESAVRWGFPADSVGLVTGNRRVNGDAPVLVVVAEILLNRLLNPEAFDFSDVTSVVMDEFHSFNDPERGIVWELTLALLPAHIRTMLLSATVGNSLEFTSWLSRAHNRRLQLVTGDERKVPLQYEWIGDEILNDFAEKIAAGDDEIRRTPSLVFCFSRSQCWTVAEMLKGKSLIDKERQAELADYLNAADMADGAGPKLKQILMRGVGVHHAGVMPRYRRMVEELFQRKLLAMCVCTETLAAGINLPARSVVLPSLLKGPKDKRKLVETASAQQIFGRAGRPQFDDRGFVYALAHEDDVKLNKWREKFDSIPEDTKDPGLLKAKKQLKKKMPKRRTGETYWTEQQFIQLQEADSADLSSRGQLPWRLLAYMLGKDSSVAPLRELVSKRLLTPKKIEEGQRELNRMLITMWQADYLQLDPKPVPASASDLQSKPPVAKKVAGEKTKAAEPKSSTGGLFGELLDQMRDEAPESVAQPVETDEGAEHDEPRVKRYDLDAYRPQVATPTKHLDRLVHLRSINPLFGVYLADLLATADPEERIASFESVLEVPGTVARFTRMPRIEDMPPGTLATTRLDPQLLKLGLATPEELGARGEDEDEDVQDRGFGRVMFEEPRVWPLTIGEKIHRLFQNDYPTVQGVRVRPVWIVGELLNYDGDFNKYVTTKKLQKEEGILLRHCLRMILFLDEMANVPPENTTVETWEDPLDDLAEILTETCRKADPQTTEEVLSHDETLEDALISSGRRKN
- a CDS encoding DUF58 domain-containing protein: MFSSSASQTTPYVSRFFEASSLAGLERMRFSPRRAVEGNFSGRHRSRRRGGAGEFVDYREYAPGDDVRRIDWKAMGRMGRAYLKIFQDETDLNCTLVLDVSGSMAQGAGNQTAGAKLEWMQYFATALSHLIVFNRDAVGLAVIGEQLTEYIAPSSSTQSRQLMHHTIEQLEAAGTTQLGQGLEDVLKRSPRGGVLVILSDFLVDSIDEVVSRIRTFRARGWEVITIHLIHPDEQNLPDGNAFRFAGLEGDGVVSCQLSEVRHAYQQRFEALAVMIRNVLSSSGSDYYRVSTNESYLEVLRSFLVVRGA
- a CDS encoding vWA domain-containing protein; translation: MGFLNPWAIAIGVLAVGAPVVVHFLTRPVPIEYPLSTIRLLSEVIQQRRARNRLRDWLILLMRIAAICLLAATFARPTLDDGPAVSRTAKGETARVIVLDVSQSMAAGNAGAQRFAQGRSAAIEFLDGTRGLQAAVVFAGAKPRTVFDQISPNLLSLRGAVEEAVVRPEQADANAGLQLAARILSDAKAEKRELVIISDFQRSNWGTASLDGLPEETDVQFHAVTSTVADNLAITDVRFAQQPIIGQPAQLEVEVANYSDHDKEIVCHVNLDRWQQRLVANVPARGMRTLSQSLTMDEAGWINGDVSLVSNLDVLSADDSRPLTVEVRDTPGVVLLSRQSELAVPSSSWYLQQALNVTLARADGGTAVTRIDPMRIHSNRWPVADLFVIDHPGTLDDDGISFLAANVRRGRGLLYVTSELADAMNLKRLSESLGSGFQPPVRLMSESASRSRKDLFISRVSARREPFRTLGGAVESALRPVRFSGGLPTTNLGEGLSDQVLAELSDSSALLYVTSADAGKIGVLNADLGTSNWPFQATFVPILGELVGGLLRGGMGTGSVDCGDPFVRLLPPTVQEVESLVIRPATETTPAADEYGKLQTTGSSEDESSKSGGFVWAWEDPIGPGVYEVQQGMQTIMAVAMAAPALESDLQALDETVLKDRVGQGRRVAYSTPTSEETEDDRWWTWLIVACLMGLIAEVTVLRGFRV
- a CDS encoding spermine/spermidine synthase domain-containing protein, whose product is MLPIQPQETMIDLKILAYEETPLGPLCLRRRKTLSEPRQWVTEVTLNHEFLMSSLHTDSERALATIPLEQATGSGLRVLVGGLGLGYTAHAALAFERVEHVEVIEYLPQVIGWLRDEMTPLAEELNDSNRLNVSQGDIFEFLLAEPTQRRFDVILIDVDHSPEDQLAKKHDSFYQVDGLRRAAAHLTEQGSFALWSYDRHTPLWDAMQQVFASSTAHPITYYNQHVHESFTDWLYVGTMTLKND
- a CDS encoding AAA family ATPase; its protein translation is MTEIFLEQVQSVRQQLKQTIVGQDAVLDQLLICALTGSHALLVGAPGLAKTLMVKTLANAFHWRFSRIQFTPDLMPSDITGYELLAREASSGITEMQFRHGPVFANLVLADEINRAAPKTQSALLEAMAERHVTVGGQTYPLEEPFLVLATQNPIEQEGTYPLPEAQLDRFMMEIHIGYPTREQEKEIVYKTTAEPVEIPESRLPGDAFLKLRRTVRAVPVPEAVVDLAVDLTIRSRPDSETAPETVSNYVAFGAGPRGSQNLVLAAKARALLEGRTSPIPADIEAVALPILRHRIIMNHRAIGDNFSVDSLVDSILNR
- a CDS encoding MBOAT family O-acyltransferase: MSFISYPFLLLFACVWLACWRLPFRWVNPCLLLASYVFYGWWDWRFLGLLVFSSVVDFVCGRLLDGRVSEERRSDVLIISLVVNLGTLAVFKYFDFFIDSFSEVLSTLGIEMRPPLLRLVLPIGISFYTFQTLSYTIDVYRRKMPSADRFLDFLLYVSFFPQLVAGPIERATSLLPQIQVPRTFNWERISSGCQLALVGFFKKMVIADNLAPFIESVYGNGGESNGLAVVLATYAFAIQIYCDFSGYTDIARGVARMIGFELCENFNLPYFATNPSDFWRRWHISLSTWIRDYLYIPLGGSRGGRFRVIRNLVITMFLAGLWHGASWNFVIWGLYHGVLLGIFAIIHDAREKQQRARRPQLREPNASGVGFWLSALAFFHLTCLGWLIFRAESLSSILKLLKSISEVWHWSLLSIDPNLVFRLVLFGIPLILFQCYQFKRGDNEPWIRWRLTTRVAFYVALFYGIVLLGSPERHEFIYFQF